A single region of the Stigmatella erecta genome encodes:
- a CDS encoding DUSAM domain-containing protein, which produces MAAELDWEPIRALGRRVIERGEPIELSDEVRALLQRSAEEVALSPEDAASALRSVPTAATLLREITRRIEEGSHRLGRAQTRAYRLRDAGDLDGACRQMEEVLAVEAVPHYRRIAEAELREATRLKSVAASGQPDPKLSPRAQVPILLRRVQQGHPLELNEGMRVFLRRSAADVGMSEAETEEALATPERAGALLGQILGRLRDASDRLKSAMYRMTELRDAGDLEGARQQIRDWLAVEVVPRYRRAAEENLAYLDSLSPAP; this is translated from the coding sequence ATGGCCGCTGAGCTTGACTGGGAACCCATTCGCGCACTGGGGCGGCGTGTCATCGAGCGCGGTGAACCGATCGAACTCTCGGATGAGGTACGCGCGCTCTTGCAGCGTTCCGCAGAAGAGGTCGCGCTCTCTCCAGAGGACGCGGCGAGCGCTCTCCGCAGTGTGCCCACGGCCGCAACGCTGCTTAGAGAGATCACGCGCCGCATCGAGGAGGGCTCGCATCGGCTTGGACGGGCTCAAACCCGCGCGTATCGCCTGCGGGATGCGGGAGACCTGGACGGCGCGTGCAGACAGATGGAAGAGGTGCTCGCCGTTGAGGCCGTTCCGCACTACCGGAGGATCGCCGAAGCTGAGCTTCGCGAGGCAACCCGGCTCAAGTCCGTTGCCGCGAGCGGGCAGCCAGATCCGAAGCTCTCCCCCCGGGCGCAGGTTCCGATCCTTCTCCGTCGCGTTCAGCAAGGGCACCCGCTGGAACTCAACGAGGGGATGCGCGTCTTCCTACGGCGGTCCGCCGCGGATGTGGGCATGAGCGAGGCCGAGACGGAAGAGGCTCTCGCAACCCCTGAGCGTGCCGGGGCACTTCTCGGGCAGATCCTGGGGCGCCTCCGGGATGCCTCGGACCGGCTGAAGAGCGCCATGTACCGAATGACGGAACTCCGGGATGCTGGAGATCTCGAAGGGGCACGCCAGCAGATCCGCGACTGGCTGGCCGTGGAGGTCGTCCCGAGATACCGCCGTGCCGCCGAGGAGAACCTCGCGTACCTGGACTCGCTGTCACCGGCACCGTAG
- a CDS encoding kelch repeat-containing protein, which translates to MKSLSLPLRLALALALASGCASPLSPEAGTGSIQVAVSVPQALSASDVTRIQVTVSASGMASFSVELAPSNGSWGGLIGHIPAGSDRSFLAKAYDASGTLRFQGQASGVTLSAGQTTAVALTLQEVAPPPPYANEAPLIDSLAASSTSVATGAPLSLTAAVHDPNPGDSLTVAWTASSGTFSTTTAPSTSWTAPATPGIQIVTLTVTDSQGASASISLALNVLPGASTGNAALSISFNLGPTVSKVSASQSRIDADQSTAVSATASDADGDTLSYQWTASCPGTWTNATSSAASFVPSSVPASACNNCQLTVTVKDGRGGQTTGSLALCIASASTPRFPPRVTNFYQSTLSASPGQTVTFDAAALDPQASPLTFTWLAATGSLGTPVHTASTSRITWTAPSCAAAGTAPGITATVTNAFNLSATLSFLVTGLPACVSGWASAGAMTSARYLHTATLLPGGKLLVSGGFHGGKYVASAEVYDPATDTWSATASMASPRGYHTATLLPNGKLLVSGGCVSSTSHLATAEVYDPATGTWSATSSMASPHGYHTATLLPNGKVLVSGGYNSNNYVATAEVYDPATGTWSATGSMVSPRGHHLATLLPNGKVLVSGGYSGSAYMASVEVYDPATGTWSATGSMTSPRGYHTATLLPNGKVLVSGGHHNNTPQATAEVYDPATGAWSATVSMASARYVHAATLLPNGKVLVSGGYHNGYVASAEVYDPATGTWITTASMVSPRGYHTAMLLPNGKVLVPGGYSGAPLAEAELYSP; encoded by the coding sequence TTGAAAAGCCTTTCCCTGCCCTTGCGGCTGGCGCTCGCCCTGGCGCTGGCCTCGGGCTGCGCTTCCCCTCTGTCTCCTGAGGCCGGTACCGGCTCCATCCAGGTGGCTGTCTCCGTGCCGCAGGCCCTCTCCGCCAGCGACGTCACCCGCATCCAGGTAACGGTCTCCGCCTCGGGCATGGCCTCCTTCTCCGTGGAGCTGGCACCGTCCAACGGCTCCTGGGGCGGCCTCATCGGCCACATCCCCGCGGGCTCGGATCGCTCCTTCCTGGCCAAGGCTTATGACGCTTCCGGCACCCTGCGCTTCCAGGGCCAGGCCTCCGGCGTCACCCTCTCCGCAGGCCAGACCACCGCCGTCGCCCTGACCCTCCAGGAAGTCGCTCCGCCTCCTCCCTACGCCAACGAGGCCCCCCTCATCGACTCCCTCGCCGCCTCTTCCACCTCCGTTGCCACAGGCGCCCCCCTCTCCCTCACCGCCGCCGTGCATGATCCCAACCCCGGCGACTCCCTCACCGTGGCGTGGACGGCCTCCTCAGGCACCTTCTCCACCACCACCGCCCCCTCCACCTCCTGGACGGCCCCCGCCACCCCCGGCATCCAGATCGTCACCCTCACCGTGACCGACTCCCAGGGTGCCTCCGCCTCCATCTCCCTGGCCCTCAACGTCCTCCCCGGCGCCTCCACCGGCAACGCCGCCCTCTCCATCTCCTTCAACCTCGGGCCCACCGTCTCCAAGGTGTCCGCCTCCCAGAGCCGCATCGACGCGGACCAGTCCACCGCCGTCTCCGCCACGGCCTCGGACGCGGACGGGGACACGCTCTCCTACCAGTGGACGGCCTCCTGCCCGGGCACCTGGACAAACGCCACCTCCAGCGCCGCCTCCTTCGTCCCGTCCTCGGTACCGGCCAGCGCATGCAACAACTGCCAGCTCACCGTCACCGTGAAGGACGGACGCGGCGGGCAGACCACGGGCTCGCTGGCCCTGTGCATCGCCTCGGCCTCCACCCCGCGCTTCCCTCCGCGCGTCACCAACTTCTACCAGTCCACGCTCTCGGCCTCCCCGGGACAGACGGTGACGTTCGACGCCGCGGCCTTGGATCCCCAGGCCAGCCCCCTGACCTTCACGTGGCTCGCGGCCACGGGCTCACTGGGGACGCCAGTCCACACCGCCTCCACCAGCCGCATCACCTGGACCGCGCCCTCCTGTGCCGCCGCAGGCACGGCCCCGGGCATCACCGCCACCGTCACCAACGCCTTCAACCTGAGCGCCACCCTGAGCTTCCTGGTGACGGGGCTGCCAGCCTGTGTCTCAGGCTGGGCCTCCGCGGGCGCCATGACCTCGGCCCGCTATCTCCACACGGCCACGCTGCTGCCCGGCGGCAAGCTCCTCGTTTCGGGGGGCTTTCACGGCGGCAAGTACGTGGCCTCGGCAGAGGTGTACGACCCGGCCACGGACACCTGGAGCGCCACCGCGTCCATGGCCTCGCCTCGCGGCTACCACACGGCCACGCTGCTGCCCAACGGCAAGCTTCTCGTCTCCGGGGGCTGCGTCAGCAGCACGTCCCACCTGGCGACGGCGGAGGTGTACGACCCGGCCACGGGCACCTGGAGCGCCACCAGCTCCATGGCCTCGCCTCACGGCTACCACACGGCCACGCTGCTGCCCAACGGCAAGGTCCTCGTCTCGGGGGGCTACAACAGCAACAACTACGTGGCGACGGCGGAGGTGTACGACCCGGCCACGGGTACCTGGAGCGCCACCGGCTCCATGGTCTCGCCTCGGGGGCACCACCTGGCCACGCTGCTGCCCAATGGCAAAGTCCTCGTCTCGGGGGGCTACAGCGGCAGCGCCTACATGGCGTCGGTGGAGGTGTACGATCCGGCCACGGGCACCTGGAGCGCCACCGGCTCCATGACCTCGCCTCGCGGCTACCACACGGCCACGCTGCTGCCCAACGGCAAGGTGCTCGTCTCGGGGGGCCATCACAACAACACCCCCCAGGCGACGGCGGAGGTGTACGACCCGGCCACGGGCGCCTGGAGCGCCACGGTTTCCATGGCCTCGGCCCGCTATGTCCACGCGGCGACGCTACTCCCCAACGGCAAGGTCCTCGTCTCGGGCGGATACCACAACGGTTACGTGGCCTCAGCGGAGGTGTACGACCCGGCCACGGGCACCTGGATCACCACCGCGTCCATGGTCTCGCCTCGCGGCTATCACACGGCCATGCTGCTGCCCAACGGCAAGGTACTCGTCCCGGGCGGATACAGCGGCGCCCCCCTGGCGGAGGCGGAGCTGTACTCGCCCTGA
- a CDS encoding ADYC domain-containing protein, with amino-acid sequence MSLPASSTAVSTWVFTLLVVCTAHAAPSRKAPARSLASPPLIEDPRCPFGVAPGRLQARLMLDSRPQSPLYRGGCLEHVVFLKGSLREGVFSGSQAQAFFRRAEGSGARPSASVRLVRKSSYALHRVHADLTPYEVYYGGTNLCAASTYQPGPKGELAPEPPQGTALLLPGYWDEQDNVWRAQYKGEDVFTAACFDGTVAKCAHWGYVPWARFAGKSLQPYHQACVPAARAEYDHAKAYTCANTAIDIFDNLGLLRPTRDPAFTFESRWNAHGLTCVSRPRWKGCESDLAGVLGACAEPSAPWSWGKDLIGIRSSAERGLQNYDAVSSASMPFLCPVEGAADVGCQAQPD; translated from the coding sequence ATGAGCCTGCCCGCATCGAGCACCGCCGTCTCCACGTGGGTCTTCACCCTCCTCGTGGTCTGCACCGCCCACGCGGCCCCCTCCCGCAAAGCCCCGGCGCGCTCCCTCGCCTCCCCTCCCCTCATTGAAGACCCCCGCTGCCCCTTCGGCGTGGCCCCCGGCAGGCTCCAGGCCCGCCTGATGCTCGACTCGCGGCCCCAGTCCCCCCTCTACCGCGGCGGGTGTCTGGAGCACGTCGTGTTCCTCAAGGGCTCGCTGCGCGAGGGCGTGTTCTCAGGCTCCCAGGCCCAGGCCTTTTTCCGCCGCGCCGAGGGCTCTGGCGCCCGCCCCTCTGCCTCCGTGCGCCTGGTGCGCAAGTCGAGCTACGCGCTCCACCGCGTCCACGCCGACCTCACGCCCTATGAGGTGTATTACGGCGGCACCAACCTCTGCGCCGCCTCCACGTATCAGCCCGGCCCCAAGGGCGAGCTGGCCCCCGAGCCCCCCCAGGGCACCGCCCTGCTCCTGCCCGGCTACTGGGACGAGCAGGACAACGTCTGGCGCGCCCAGTACAAGGGCGAGGACGTGTTCACCGCCGCCTGCTTCGATGGCACCGTCGCCAAGTGTGCCCACTGGGGCTACGTGCCCTGGGCCCGCTTCGCCGGCAAGAGCCTCCAGCCCTACCACCAGGCCTGCGTCCCCGCCGCCCGCGCCGAGTATGACCACGCCAAGGCCTACACCTGCGCCAACACCGCCATCGACATCTTCGACAACCTGGGCCTCCTGCGCCCCACCCGGGACCCCGCCTTCACCTTCGAGTCCCGGTGGAACGCGCACGGCCTCACCTGCGTGAGCCGCCCCCGCTGGAAGGGCTGCGAGTCGGATCTCGCCGGGGTGCTCGGCGCCTGCGCGGAGCCCTCGGCCCCGTGGAGCTGGGGGAAAGACCTCATCGGCATCCGCAGCTCCGCGGAGCGCGGGCTCCAGAACTACGATGCGGTGTCCTCGGCCTCCATGCCC
- a CDS encoding serine/threonine protein kinase, with translation MDTSPSMGPEALPVGLEVGPWRVESLCGRGSYGAVYRVVNREAPEGEAFALKMALQPWDPRFEREVELLRRVRHEGVPRLRDWGEWKVRGGGVYPYVVMEWVEGVPLYEWAEGRQVSPEEAAEVLAGVARALEAVHAEGGVHRDVKGGNVLVRGEDGRAMLMDFGSGNYRGARPLTHQPPPPGTYEYQSPESVRFQWQSLRQREGRFEAGPEEDVYALGVTAYRLVTGRYPPEVEVEKTEEGYRVLPRVPVGFAPGTPVSPELAALIRRMLAEEPSARGSAAEMSRALEDLAKVQQQDGTPVPGSSAEGFPECGARFSVAWSPLLRWIPWAAAAVSAALAVSLAWMKAPASEEGAAKQEQAREGSERDAGTVGLADAVMDAPSHETLRGEGSPRVSLDMPKQPFPGQRHPPCEKPLVAVNGGCWVRTGDVVPPCGAHSYEWKEGCYVPMFPPPRPHTSHPP, from the coding sequence ATGGATACGTCACCGTCGATGGGCCCCGAGGCGCTCCCGGTAGGGCTGGAGGTGGGCCCGTGGCGCGTGGAGAGCCTGTGTGGCCGGGGCTCCTATGGCGCCGTGTACCGCGTGGTGAACCGGGAGGCCCCGGAAGGCGAGGCCTTCGCGTTGAAGATGGCACTGCAGCCGTGGGATCCGCGCTTCGAGCGGGAAGTGGAGCTGCTGCGGCGGGTGAGGCACGAGGGCGTGCCCCGGCTGAGGGACTGGGGCGAGTGGAAGGTGAGGGGCGGGGGGGTGTACCCGTACGTGGTGATGGAGTGGGTGGAGGGGGTGCCCTTGTATGAGTGGGCCGAAGGGCGCCAGGTGTCCCCGGAAGAGGCGGCGGAGGTACTGGCCGGTGTGGCGAGGGCGTTGGAGGCGGTGCACGCGGAGGGAGGGGTGCACCGGGACGTGAAGGGCGGCAACGTATTGGTGCGGGGGGAGGATGGGCGAGCGATGCTGATGGACTTCGGCTCTGGGAACTACCGGGGGGCGCGTCCGCTGACGCACCAGCCTCCGCCGCCCGGGACGTATGAGTACCAGAGCCCGGAGTCGGTGCGCTTTCAATGGCAGAGCTTGCGCCAGAGAGAGGGCCGGTTCGAGGCAGGGCCCGAGGAGGATGTGTATGCGTTGGGAGTGACGGCGTACCGGCTCGTCACGGGGAGGTATCCGCCGGAGGTAGAGGTGGAGAAGACGGAAGAGGGGTATCGGGTGCTGCCGCGTGTGCCGGTAGGGTTCGCGCCGGGGACGCCGGTGAGCCCGGAACTGGCGGCGCTCATCCGGCGGATGCTCGCGGAAGAGCCCTCGGCGCGCGGCAGCGCGGCGGAGATGTCCCGGGCTCTGGAGGATCTGGCGAAGGTCCAGCAACAGGATGGAACTCCAGTTCCTGGGTCCTCGGCTGAGGGGTTCCCGGAGTGCGGCGCCCGGTTTTCCGTCGCGTGGAGCCCCCTGCTGCGGTGGATCCCCTGGGCCGCAGCCGCCGTGAGCGCGGCGCTGGCGGTCTCGTTGGCATGGATGAAGGCGCCTGCGTCAGAGGAGGGGGCGGCCAAGCAAGAGCAAGCGAGGGAAGGGTCGGAGCGGGACGCAGGAACCGTGGGCTTGGCAGATGCCGTGATGGACGCGCCCTCTCACGAAACACTGCGTGGAGAGGGAAGCCCACGGGTGAGTTTGGATATGCCCAAGCAGCCTTTTCCTGGCCAGCGCCATCCGCCCTGCGAGAAGCCGTTGGTCGCGGTCAACGGCGGATGTTGGGTCCGAACGGGCGATGTGGTGCCCCCATGCGGGGCCCATTCCTACGAGTGGAAGGAGGGGTGCTACGTGCCCATGTTCCCTCCTCCGCGGCCTCATACCTCCCACCCTCCCTAA
- a CDS encoding serine/threonine protein kinase has product METSPPMGPEALPEGLEVGPWRVESLCGRGSYGAVYRVVNREAPEGEACALKMALQPWDPRFEREVELLRRVRHEGVPGLRDWGEWKVKGGGVFPYVVMEWVEGVPLYEWAEGRQVSPEEAAEVLAGVSRALEAVHAEGGVHRDVKGGNVLVRREDGRAVLMDFGSGNYRGARPLTHQPPPPGTYEYQSPESVRFQWQSLRQREGRFEAGPEEDVYALGVTAYRLVTGRYPPEVEVEKTEEGYRVLPREPVAFEPGAPVSPELAKLIRQILSEEPSVRGSAAEVAQALEGIARGPQQEDEQVPEASRAGMFQESGTREGSASRVRRWMPWGAALVGVALVISVKWLREDGAVPGSEQAQARETRDAGTVGLADTVLQSPAQSPASEPTTEGIGLDMPKHPFPGQRQPPCGKALVAVNGGCWVQAANVTPPCGANAFEWRKACYVPMFPPPRPQTSHPK; this is encoded by the coding sequence ATGGAGACGTCACCCCCGATGGGTCCCGAGGCGCTGCCGGAGGGGCTGGAAGTGGGCCCGTGGCGCGTGGAGAGCCTGTGTGGCCGGGGCTCCTATGGCGCCGTGTACCGCGTGGTGAACCGGGAGGCCCCCGAAGGCGAGGCCTGCGCGTTGAAGATGGCGTTGCAGCCGTGGGATCCGCGCTTCGAGCGGGAAGTGGAGCTGCTGCGGCGGGTGAGGCACGAGGGGGTGCCCGGGCTGAGGGACTGGGGCGAGTGGAAGGTGAAGGGCGGAGGGGTGTTCCCCTACGTGGTGATGGAGTGGGTGGAGGGGGTGCCGTTGTATGAGTGGGCCGAAGGGCGCCAAGTGTCCCCGGAAGAGGCGGCGGAGGTACTGGCCGGTGTGTCTCGTGCGCTGGAGGCGGTGCACGCGGAGGGAGGGGTGCACCGGGATGTGAAGGGCGGCAACGTGTTGGTGCGGCGTGAAGATGGGCGTGCGGTACTGATGGACTTCGGCTCGGGGAACTACCGGGGCGCGCGTCCGCTGACGCACCAGCCTCCGCCGCCCGGGACGTATGAATACCAGAGCCCCGAATCGGTGCGCTTTCAATGGCAGAGCTTGCGCCAGAGAGAGGGCCGGTTCGAGGCGGGGCCCGAGGAGGATGTGTATGCGTTGGGGGTGACGGCGTACCGGCTCGTCACCGGGAGGTACCCGCCGGAGGTGGAGGTGGAGAAGACGGAGGAGGGGTACCGGGTGCTGCCGAGGGAGCCAGTGGCGTTCGAGCCGGGGGCCCCCGTGAGCCCGGAGCTGGCGAAGCTCATCCGGCAGATACTCTCGGAGGAGCCCTCGGTGCGAGGCAGCGCGGCGGAGGTAGCGCAGGCGTTGGAGGGCATCGCGAGGGGCCCGCAGCAAGAGGATGAGCAGGTCCCTGAGGCGTCCAGGGCTGGGATGTTCCAGGAGAGCGGCACCCGGGAGGGCAGCGCGTCGCGAGTCAGGCGGTGGATGCCTTGGGGGGCGGCGCTCGTGGGTGTGGCGCTGGTGATTTCAGTGAAGTGGCTGCGGGAGGACGGGGCGGTGCCAGGGAGTGAGCAAGCCCAGGCGCGTGAGACGCGGGATGCAGGAACCGTGGGGTTGGCGGATACCGTGCTTCAGTCGCCTGCTCAATCCCCCGCGTCCGAACCCACGACGGAAGGGATCGGCTTGGACATGCCCAAACATCCCTTCCCGGGGCAGCGCCAGCCTCCCTGTGGGAAGGCATTGGTGGCGGTCAATGGAGGGTGCTGGGTACAAGCCGCCAACGTGACGCCTCCGTGTGGCGCGAATGCCTTCGAATGGAGGAAGGCCTGCTACGTCCCCATGTTTCCCCCTCCCCGGCCTCAAACCTCCCACCCAAAGTGA
- a CDS encoding alpha/beta hydrolase: MPASPWNTLGPLAALSVLMSHSPAEATTVRVHYDVGYGNRITVRGSKAPLSWSTGTSATWGPGNIWTLSWANAVGEVELKPLVNDASWSAGANYRIPAGATVDLYPFFGTASGRLQYVPSLYSPQLGNSRTLAVYLPPSYSENPLKRYPVVYAHDGQNLFNASTAFGGVEWRMDETANALIASGAMDEVIIVGVYNAAAQRIYEYTPCCDPQYGGGGADAYARFLIDTVKPYVDQNFRTLTGPRNTALLGSSLGGLVSFYAGRNHPSVFGKLAALSSSFWWNGQALTQQVEASPTKVPVSVYLDAGTNGDGLAETTRMRDALVADGHVQGADLFYYVAPGAGHTEAAWAARLHLPLTYLFPWQGTAY; this comes from the coding sequence ATGCCTGCATCCCCCTGGAACACCCTGGGCCCGCTCGCGGCCCTGTCCGTCCTGATGTCGCACTCTCCGGCCGAGGCCACCACCGTCCGCGTCCATTACGACGTCGGCTATGGCAACCGCATCACCGTGCGTGGCAGCAAGGCACCGCTCTCGTGGTCCACGGGCACCTCCGCCACGTGGGGCCCCGGCAACATCTGGACCCTGTCCTGGGCCAACGCCGTGGGCGAGGTGGAGCTCAAGCCCCTCGTCAATGACGCTTCCTGGTCGGCCGGTGCCAACTACCGCATCCCCGCCGGCGCCACCGTGGACCTCTACCCCTTCTTCGGCACGGCCTCGGGGCGGTTGCAGTACGTCCCCAGCCTGTATTCCCCGCAGCTCGGCAACTCCCGGACCCTGGCCGTCTATCTGCCGCCCAGCTACTCGGAGAACCCGCTCAAGCGCTACCCCGTGGTGTATGCCCATGACGGGCAAAACCTGTTCAATGCCTCCACCGCCTTTGGCGGCGTCGAGTGGCGCATGGACGAGACGGCCAATGCCCTCATCGCCAGCGGCGCCATGGACGAGGTCATCATCGTTGGCGTCTACAACGCCGCGGCCCAGCGCATCTACGAGTACACCCCCTGCTGCGATCCCCAGTACGGCGGTGGGGGCGCGGATGCGTATGCGCGCTTCCTCATCGACACGGTGAAGCCCTATGTCGACCAGAACTTCCGCACGCTGACGGGGCCGCGGAACACCGCCCTCCTCGGCTCGTCACTCGGCGGGCTGGTGTCTTTCTATGCCGGCCGGAACCACCCGTCTGTCTTTGGCAAGCTCGCGGCGCTGTCGAGCTCCTTCTGGTGGAATGGCCAGGCGCTCACCCAGCAGGTGGAGGCCTCCCCCACGAAGGTGCCCGTGAGTGTCTACCTCGATGCGGGCACCAACGGTGACGGGTTGGCGGAGACCACCCGCATGCGCGATGCGCTCGTGGCGGATGGCCATGTCCAGGGCGCGGATCTCTTCTATTACGTGGCCCCGGGAGCGGGACACACGGAGGCCGCCTGGGCCGCGCGGCTGCACCTGCCCCTCACGTATCTCTTCCCCTGGCAGGGCACGGCCTACTGA
- the mnmG gene encoding tRNA uridine-5-carboxymethylaminomethyl(34) synthesis enzyme MnmG produces the protein MKHRYDVIVVGLGHAGCEAALACARLGLSTLGLTLKRDRAAVMSCNPAVGGTAKGHLVRELDALGGEMGRAADLSGTHFKTLNASKGPAVQATRILCDRDAYARTVQSVLFSQPHLTVQEAEVSSLVVEEGQVVGVVLGDGAQVQARAVLLTTGTFLQALMHVGEKKEVGGRLGDEAARGLSTSLRSLGFSLGRFKTGTPARLRRDSIDWDAVEPQPSDAPARPFSWRTRQDIASGRPFPLQPAVTCGITFTTEATHRLLRDNLHRSPLFQGDIVGRGPRYCPSLEDKVVRFAARERHQVFLEPEGPDSPLVYPAGLSTSMPADVQLEFLRSIPGLAHVEVVRFGYAVEYDFAPPTQLSSTLETKAVRGLFFAGQLNGTSGYEEAAFQGLYAGLNAALQVKGEPPLLLGREEAHGAVLVDELVTKGVDEPFRMFTSRSEHRLKLREGNAEARLARHGHRVGLVPREALERVEARARAVRDEVARLKRSGLGARLKRPEVSYAALAAGAREWPVVPPEVAEEVEVEVKYEGYIAQAERAAAREADAWDGWVIPAGFPFAGVRGLSAEAVEKLNAHRPGTVGQVRRIPGLTPAALSLVLVALKRERAQR, from the coding sequence ATGAAGCACCGGTATGACGTCATCGTGGTGGGCCTGGGCCACGCGGGCTGTGAGGCCGCCCTCGCCTGCGCCCGCCTGGGCCTGTCCACCCTCGGCCTCACCCTCAAGCGCGACCGCGCCGCCGTCATGAGCTGCAACCCCGCCGTCGGCGGCACCGCCAAGGGCCACCTCGTGCGCGAGCTCGATGCGCTCGGCGGCGAGATGGGCCGCGCCGCCGACCTCTCCGGCACCCACTTCAAGACGCTCAACGCCTCCAAGGGCCCCGCCGTCCAGGCCACCCGCATCCTCTGTGACCGCGACGCCTACGCCCGCACCGTCCAGTCCGTCCTTTTCTCCCAGCCCCACCTCACCGTTCAGGAGGCCGAGGTCTCCTCGCTGGTGGTGGAGGAGGGCCAGGTGGTGGGCGTGGTGCTCGGCGATGGCGCCCAGGTGCAGGCCCGCGCCGTGCTCCTCACCACCGGCACCTTCCTTCAGGCCCTCATGCACGTGGGCGAGAAGAAGGAGGTGGGGGGCCGGCTCGGCGATGAGGCCGCGCGCGGGCTGTCCACCTCGCTGCGCTCGCTGGGCTTCTCGCTCGGCCGCTTCAAGACGGGCACCCCGGCCCGCCTGCGCCGCGACAGCATTGATTGGGACGCCGTCGAGCCCCAGCCCAGCGACGCCCCCGCCCGCCCCTTCTCGTGGCGCACCCGCCAGGACATCGCCTCCGGGCGCCCCTTCCCGCTCCAGCCCGCCGTCACCTGCGGCATCACCTTCACCACCGAGGCCACCCACCGCCTCCTGCGCGACAACCTCCACCGCTCGCCCCTGTTCCAGGGCGACATCGTCGGCCGGGGCCCCCGCTACTGCCCCTCGCTGGAGGACAAGGTGGTGCGCTTCGCCGCCCGCGAGCGCCACCAGGTGTTCCTCGAGCCCGAGGGCCCGGACTCGCCGCTCGTGTACCCGGCCGGCCTGTCCACCAGCATGCCCGCGGATGTGCAGCTCGAGTTCCTGCGCTCCATTCCGGGCCTCGCCCACGTGGAGGTGGTGCGCTTCGGCTATGCCGTGGAGTACGACTTCGCCCCGCCCACGCAGCTGTCCTCCACCCTGGAGACCAAGGCCGTGCGCGGCCTGTTCTTCGCAGGCCAGCTCAATGGCACCTCGGGCTACGAGGAGGCCGCCTTCCAGGGGCTCTATGCCGGCCTCAACGCCGCGCTCCAGGTGAAGGGCGAGCCGCCCCTGCTGCTCGGCCGCGAGGAGGCCCACGGCGCGGTGCTCGTGGATGAGCTCGTCACCAAGGGCGTGGACGAGCCGTTCCGCATGTTCACCAGCCGCTCGGAGCACCGGCTCAAGCTGCGCGAGGGCAACGCCGAGGCGCGCCTGGCCCGCCACGGCCACCGCGTGGGGCTCGTGCCCCGCGAGGCCCTGGAGCGCGTGGAGGCGCGCGCGCGCGCGGTGCGCGACGAGGTGGCCCGGCTCAAGCGCTCGGGGCTGGGCGCCCGGCTCAAGCGGCCCGAGGTGAGCTACGCCGCGCTGGCGGCCGGGGCCCGCGAGTGGCCCGTGGTGCCCCCGGAGGTGGCCGAGGAGGTGGAGGTGGAGGTGAAGTACGAGGGCTACATCGCCCAGGCCGAGCGGGCCGCCGCGCGCGAGGCGGACGCGTGGGATGGGTGGGTGATTCCCGCCGGGTTCCCGTTCGCGGGGGTGCGCGGGCTGTCCGCCGAGGCGGTGGAGAAGCTCAACGCGCACCGGCCCGGCACGGTGGGCCAGGTGCGGCGCATTCCGGGGCTCACCCCCGCGGCGCTCTCGCTGGTGCTGGTGGCGCTCAAGCGCGAGCGCGCCCAGCGCTGA